A part of Chryseobacterium arthrosphaerae genomic DNA contains:
- a CDS encoding zinc metalloprotease → MKKFMFGALILGLLSACNTDSLTNQNETPMNQDEVPAGSAAKRSCLSEEIREKMLQKNPALRQKMNEIEVGAERYANNLALGKVLADGTVEIPVVFNVIYNTATQNVSDARIAEQIAVLNADYGGTNSDVTKIPSAFQPSAAGDVKIRFKLVATNRKQSSKTGWRSDLEEMKKASTGGITATDVTKNMNIWVVNSILDENNQPGTLGYAYYPEHAGQWYDGLVIGYNYIGKTGASAPFNLGRTVTHEVGHYLNLPHLWGSSDAGCQTDYSNDTPLSPGPNYGTPTYPLNRSCGGVSRSQMFMNYMDYVDDKAMFMFSANQKTRMQAVVSASGPRSGLR, encoded by the coding sequence ATGAAAAAATTCATGTTTGGAGCCCTGATTCTGGGCTTACTGTCGGCCTGTAATACCGACAGCCTTACCAATCAAAATGAAACCCCTATGAACCAGGATGAGGTTCCTGCAGGAAGCGCTGCGAAAAGAAGCTGTCTTTCAGAAGAAATAAGAGAGAAAATGCTGCAGAAAAACCCTGCCCTGAGACAAAAAATGAATGAAATTGAAGTCGGAGCCGAGAGATATGCCAATAACCTTGCACTAGGCAAAGTTCTGGCAGATGGAACCGTAGAGATCCCGGTTGTTTTTAATGTAATCTACAACACTGCAACCCAGAATGTTTCTGATGCAAGAATCGCAGAACAGATCGCTGTTCTGAATGCTGATTACGGCGGCACCAACTCCGATGTTACTAAGATCCCTTCAGCATTTCAGCCCTCAGCAGCAGGTGATGTAAAAATCCGTTTCAAACTGGTGGCGACCAACCGGAAGCAAAGCTCAAAAACAGGCTGGCGATCTGATCTTGAAGAAATGAAAAAAGCCAGTACAGGAGGGATTACAGCTACTGATGTAACCAAAAACATGAATATCTGGGTAGTCAACTCAATACTTGACGAAAATAATCAGCCGGGGACCTTAGGGTATGCTTATTATCCTGAACATGCAGGACAATGGTATGACGGTCTTGTAATTGGCTACAACTATATCGGGAAAACAGGAGCTTCTGCCCCATTCAATCTTGGAAGAACAGTAACGCATGAAGTAGGACATTACCTGAATCTTCCACACCTTTGGGGATCAAGCGATGCAGGATGCCAGACAGATTACTCTAATGACACACCGCTTTCTCCCGGCCCTAACTATGGAACTCCAACTTATCCCCTTAACAGATCCTGCGGAGGCGTAAGCCGTTCTCAGATGTTTATGAACTATATGGATTATGTAGATGATAAAGCCATGTTCATGTTCTCTGCCAACCAGAAAACAAGAATGCAGGCTGTAGTTTCAGCATCTGGCCCAAGATCCGGTTTAAGATAA
- a CDS encoding zinc metalloprotease — MKKLFFGALMLGVMSACNSDNINNQSEAPADETAFSAGIAQRGCASEEIRQEALKNSPELRQRFAALENNTEKFSNDIKLGRVLADGTVEIPVVVNVIYKTTAENVSDSRIAEQIAVLNADYSGTNSDVSKIPSEFQSVSSGDTKVKFRLVNTIRKSTSKTSWSTNDDMKKASKGGINATNPTNYLNIWVVGKMTSQGRTILGYATFPESAGLSNDGVVIAAPFFGKTGASSPFNLGRTATHEVGHYLNLRHIWGDANCGNDQVSDTPTQTTANYGKPTYPLYNTCGGVNRSVMFMNYMDYVDDGAMFMFSAGQKTRMQAVVASTGARSGLRVY; from the coding sequence ATGAAAAAACTATTTTTTGGAGCACTTATGCTCGGCGTAATGTCTGCCTGTAACAGCGACAACATTAATAATCAAAGTGAAGCTCCGGCTGATGAAACTGCCTTTTCCGCTGGTATAGCCCAGAGAGGATGTGCTTCTGAAGAAATACGTCAGGAAGCTTTAAAAAACAGCCCTGAACTCAGACAAAGGTTCGCAGCCCTGGAAAACAATACAGAAAAATTCAGTAACGATATCAAACTCGGAAGAGTGCTTGCTGACGGAACCGTGGAAATCCCTGTAGTTGTCAATGTCATCTACAAAACAACAGCAGAAAATGTTTCCGATTCAAGGATTGCAGAGCAGATTGCTGTTTTAAATGCCGATTACTCCGGTACAAACAGTGATGTCAGCAAAATTCCTTCGGAATTTCAGTCTGTAAGCTCCGGTGATACGAAGGTAAAGTTCAGATTGGTAAACACCATCAGAAAATCGACCTCCAAAACAAGCTGGTCTACGAATGACGATATGAAAAAGGCATCGAAAGGAGGAATTAATGCTACCAATCCTACAAATTATCTGAACATCTGGGTGGTAGGCAAAATGACCAGCCAGGGAAGAACAATCCTGGGATACGCTACATTCCCTGAATCTGCCGGATTATCCAATGACGGTGTTGTAATTGCCGCACCATTTTTTGGCAAAACAGGCGCATCTTCTCCTTTCAACTTAGGAAGAACAGCGACTCATGAAGTAGGGCATTACCTGAATCTAAGACACATCTGGGGAGATGCCAATTGCGGAAATGACCAGGTAAGCGACACCCCTACCCAGACAACGGCTAATTACGGAAAACCTACTTATCCTCTTTATAATACCTGCGGTGGTGTCAACAGATCTGTGATGTTCATGAATTATATGGATTATGTAGATGACGGAGCCATGTTTATGTTCTCTGCCGGCCAAAAAACAAGAATGCAGGCTGTAGTAGCTTCTACCGGTGCCAGATCCGGATTAAGAGTATATTAA